From the genome of Phytohabitans rumicis, one region includes:
- a CDS encoding class I fructose-bisphosphate aldolase, with protein sequence MTRRLQQLLPPTRAALWLPLDDSLISGPEAGLRHPNALLEQEIVDHLTGVLGFRGTFTACQKELRNTPIIMNLSASTVRNEHTHKVLVGTVVDAIRAGAQAIAYHINHSSPFEAAGLRELGRLAHEADDLGIPVVVIAYPRGRKADGTDENYLTIRENDQEAFTRLVRHCVRLAVDLGASAVKTIYTGSVESFETVLSAAMGVPVVIAGERLADVPEALAKAQAAIQAGAAGVAYGRQVFERDDPVAFVQKLRSVLDDEWTARARRQRSLHEATIDQTSVKVN encoded by the coding sequence ATGACCAGACGGCTGCAGCAGCTACTGCCACCCACGAGGGCTGCACTCTGGCTGCCGCTCGACGATTCTCTTATCTCCGGCCCAGAGGCCGGCTTGCGTCACCCGAACGCCCTGCTGGAGCAGGAGATTGTCGACCACCTGACCGGCGTCCTTGGCTTCCGCGGAACGTTCACTGCCTGCCAGAAGGAACTCCGCAATACGCCCATAATTATGAATCTAAGCGCGAGTACGGTCCGTAACGAGCACACCCACAAGGTGCTGGTGGGCACAGTGGTGGACGCGATCCGGGCCGGTGCACAGGCAATCGCCTACCACATCAACCACTCGTCGCCCTTTGAGGCTGCAGGACTGCGCGAGCTTGGAAGGCTCGCCCACGAGGCAGACGATCTAGGCATCCCCGTGGTGGTGATCGCCTATCCGCGTGGCCGCAAAGCCGACGGGACGGACGAGAATTACCTGACCATCCGTGAAAACGACCAGGAGGCCTTCACACGGCTTGTCCGACACTGCGTACGTCTCGCAGTCGACTTGGGTGCATCAGCCGTCAAGACCATCTACACGGGCTCGGTGGAATCGTTCGAGACCGTGCTGTCCGCAGCAATGGGCGTACCGGTGGTCATAGCCGGAGAACGACTGGCGGACGTCCCAGAAGCGCTTGCCAAGGCCCAAGCCGCAATCCAGGCCGGCGCAGCTGGCGTAGCATACGGACGCCAAGTGTTCGAGCGCGACGATCCAGTAGCATTCGTCCAGAAGCTGCGTTCGGTTCTGGACGACGAATGGACCGCAAGAGCCCGTCGTCAACGCAGTCTCCACGAAGCGACAATTGATCAAACATCAGTCAAGGTCAACTGA
- a CDS encoding S8 family serine peptidase: MPAPGASTTGTMTLSGTSMASAQVAGAAALVLSTHPGWSPGQVRDAIVTSGISGAVKDAQGSSNRLLHRRHRCRPRQRRLRGARQR, encoded by the coding sequence ATGCCTGCGCCCGGCGCCAGTACGACGGGGACGATGACGCTGAGCGGCACCTCGATGGCGTCGGCGCAGGTCGCCGGGGCGGCTGCGCTCGTGCTCTCGACTCACCCGGGATGGTCGCCAGGTCAGGTGCGCGACGCCATTGTTACCAGCGGCATCTCCGGCGCGGTCAAGGATGCCCAGGGTTCGTCCAACCGGCTTCTGCACAGGCGCCATCGGTGCCGGCCGCGCCAACGTCGGCTTCGAGGCGCACGCCAACGGTAG
- a CDS encoding DEAD/DEAH box helicase family protein: MISVGTAERLLDLNGVIDNPRRAADQLEGAVAVHNILHRHGIAYLADEVGMGKTYVALSVVALLRHYQPDLRVLVIAPRENIQSKWQREQRVFTKNNVRIDDLRTRMPSGEPARPLVHCPDLFTLVRETAVDPDRDFFVRLPSFSLPMRSDPQQRRKLRDRLRAELPWLPDQVLDLRANTEDLKNRIAQAINTVLPRFDLVIVDEAHNLKHGWGEHVSSRNRVLATVLGRPGAQPANPLRARYGPRADKVLLISATPVDDDYRQLWNQLDVFGRADPFPALKDRAAGDEDRRAAVAEFLIRRVTSLEVAGDRLTKNLYRREWRQGGVLTYDEPIRITDDRQRLTVALVQKKVSELLGHERFGSRFQIGMLASFESFLQTTKIRLDPDDDTADEFAFDAADQTADATERQGLDVGMLNGLARAYSRRFGAELPHPKMDALAQSLASSWRGVGKVLSSYAGSHRSTNCDRS; encoded by the coding sequence GTGATCAGCGTCGGGACGGCGGAACGCCTGCTGGACCTCAACGGAGTGATAGACAACCCGCGGCGCGCGGCCGACCAGCTCGAGGGCGCGGTCGCCGTACACAACATCCTGCACCGGCATGGCATCGCCTACCTGGCCGACGAGGTCGGGATGGGCAAGACCTATGTGGCACTCAGCGTCGTCGCCTTGCTGCGCCACTACCAGCCGGACCTGCGGGTGCTCGTCATCGCCCCACGAGAGAACATCCAATCCAAGTGGCAGCGGGAGCAGCGGGTCTTCACCAAGAACAACGTGCGTATCGACGACCTGCGCACTCGGATGCCGAGCGGCGAGCCGGCTCGGCCACTCGTGCACTGCCCAGACCTCTTCACACTCGTCCGGGAGACCGCCGTGGACCCGGACCGCGATTTCTTCGTCCGGCTGCCCAGCTTCAGCTTGCCAATGCGCAGTGATCCCCAGCAGCGCCGCAAGCTCCGCGACCGCCTCCGTGCTGAGCTTCCGTGGCTGCCCGATCAGGTCCTGGACCTGCGGGCCAACACCGAGGACCTCAAGAACCGGATCGCGCAGGCCATCAACACCGTCTTGCCGCGGTTCGACCTCGTGATCGTGGACGAGGCACACAATCTCAAACACGGCTGGGGCGAGCACGTCTCGTCTCGCAACCGGGTCCTTGCCACCGTGCTCGGTCGGCCCGGGGCGCAACCCGCGAACCCGCTGCGGGCGCGCTACGGCCCACGCGCCGACAAGGTCCTGTTGATTTCAGCCACGCCCGTTGACGACGACTATCGCCAACTGTGGAACCAGCTTGATGTCTTCGGCCGCGCAGACCCGTTCCCGGCGCTGAAGGACCGGGCTGCGGGCGACGAGGACCGGCGAGCCGCGGTCGCCGAGTTCCTCATCCGGCGGGTCACCTCCCTGGAGGTGGCCGGAGATCGGCTGACCAAGAATCTCTACCGGCGCGAGTGGCGCCAGGGCGGGGTCCTCACCTATGACGAGCCGATCAGGATCACCGACGACCGGCAGCGGCTTACGGTCGCGCTCGTCCAGAAGAAGGTCAGCGAACTGCTGGGGCACGAGCGCTTCGGCTCCAGATTCCAGATCGGCATGCTCGCGTCGTTCGAGTCGTTCCTGCAAACAACCAAGATCCGGCTGGACCCGGACGATGACACCGCCGACGAATTCGCCTTCGACGCCGCCGACCAAACCGCCGACGCGACGGAGCGGCAAGGCCTCGACGTCGGGATGCTAAATGGCCTCGCCAGGGCCTATTCGCGACGCTTCGGCGCCGAGTTGCCGCACCCCAAGATGGACGCGCTCGCGCAAAGCCTCGCGTCGTCGTGGCGTGGGGTAGGAAAGGTCTTGTCTTCGTACGCCGGATCGCATCGGTCGACGAACTGCGACAGAAGCTGA
- a CDS encoding IS1380 family transposase: protein MQFTAWSKDLRVTADGSGVVSHVGAALLRMLADQAGLTQALSAGLARRSWWPAHDRGRVLVDLAVMIADGGEAICDIDVLRHQGEVFGPVASPATCWRALDEIGDGQLRRIGKARAQVRARVWALLGQLPAARAAGRDIGEGVVVLDVDSTIVLAHSDKDGAAPTYKHSFGFHPILVTCDNTGELLAVKLRPGNAGANTATDHLEVLAEAFAQIPPAHRRRLLVRGDSAAASHAVLDWLSEQGTKRGRSVQYSIGWAIGEPERAAIAGIPTSGWAPAINADGGVRDGAQVAELTGLLALTGWPDGMRVIVRRERPHPGAQLSLFEERDGWRYTAFITGTKVGALQWLEARHRAHARVEDRIRCAKDTGLRRLPSREFAINQAWCTAAAVAVDLICWLQLIGLDGDLAVAEPKRLRYRILHTAARLVRGQRRRWLRIPSTWPWATQITAAFNRIAAIPAPG, encoded by the coding sequence GTGCAGTTTACGGCCTGGTCGAAAGATCTGCGGGTCACCGCGGACGGTTCGGGTGTGGTGTCGCATGTCGGCGCAGCGCTGTTGCGGATGCTGGCCGATCAGGCCGGCCTGACACAGGCGCTATCGGCCGGGTTGGCCCGGCGGAGTTGGTGGCCGGCCCACGATCGGGGTCGGGTGCTGGTCGACCTGGCGGTGATGATCGCCGACGGTGGCGAGGCGATCTGCGATATCGATGTGCTGCGACACCAGGGCGAGGTGTTCGGCCCGGTCGCCTCACCGGCGACCTGCTGGCGGGCCCTGGACGAGATCGGCGACGGCCAGTTGCGGCGGATCGGCAAGGCCCGCGCGCAGGTCCGCGCCCGCGTCTGGGCGCTGCTCGGCCAGCTACCGGCCGCGCGGGCGGCAGGCCGGGACATTGGTGAGGGTGTGGTCGTGCTCGATGTCGACTCGACGATCGTGCTGGCGCACAGCGACAAGGACGGCGCGGCACCGACCTACAAGCACAGCTTCGGGTTCCATCCGATCCTGGTCACCTGCGACAACACCGGCGAACTGCTCGCCGTCAAGCTGCGGCCAGGCAACGCCGGCGCGAACACCGCCACTGATCACCTTGAGGTCTTGGCGGAGGCGTTCGCGCAGATCCCGCCCGCCCATCGGCGGCGTCTGTTGGTCCGCGGCGATTCGGCCGCCGCCAGCCACGCCGTGTTGGACTGGCTGAGCGAGCAAGGCACCAAGCGGGGCCGCAGCGTCCAGTACTCGATCGGCTGGGCGATCGGCGAGCCGGAGCGGGCCGCCATCGCCGGCATCCCCACCTCCGGGTGGGCGCCAGCGATCAACGCCGACGGCGGCGTCCGGGACGGCGCGCAGGTCGCCGAACTGACCGGCCTCCTGGCCTTGACGGGCTGGCCGGACGGGATGCGAGTGATCGTGCGCCGCGAACGCCCGCACCCCGGCGCCCAACTCTCCCTGTTCGAGGAACGCGACGGCTGGCGCTACACCGCGTTCATCACCGGCACGAAGGTCGGTGCGCTGCAGTGGCTGGAGGCCCGACACCGCGCCCACGCCCGCGTCGAAGACCGCATCCGCTGCGCGAAAGACACCGGCCTTCGCCGGCTGCCCTCCCGCGAGTTCGCGATCAACCAAGCCTGGTGCACCGCCGCCGCGGTCGCCGTCGACCTCATCTGCTGGCTCCAGCTCATCGGCCTGGACGGCGACTTGGCCGTCGCCGAGCCCAAACGGCTGCGCTACCGGATCCTGCACACCGCGGCCCGCCTCGTGCGCGGGCAACGCCGCCGCTGGCTACGCATCCCATCAACGTGGCCGTGGGCCACCCAGATCACCGCCGCGTTCAACCGGATCGCGGCGATCCCCGCACCCGGCTGA
- a CDS encoding SDR family oxidoreductase: MAHPSPDGASSGVRVLITGGTGSLGEAMVAAFAKAGYQVFFQYNQNEPVAQRLRSTYSATGLRIDLASQFALPSDDFDVLINNAGINESEELTDRVDPMIWEKMLRVNLTVPFLLIRAVLPGMIHRGWGRIVNIGSIYSLRAATHRAPYVATKHGLSGLTKTVAREYAAHGITCNEICPSAVESRMMNRIAGDKAQRQGNTITEILDGYRALIPAKRMATPEEVASTSLHLCSPAAGFINGASVPVDGGLLT, encoded by the coding sequence ATGGCGCACCCCTCGCCCGATGGGGCTTCGTCAGGCGTTCGTGTCCTGATAACCGGCGGCACAGGATCGCTGGGAGAGGCGATGGTAGCCGCCTTCGCCAAGGCCGGCTATCAGGTCTTCTTTCAGTACAACCAAAACGAGCCGGTCGCACAGCGGCTGCGTTCGACCTATTCAGCAACCGGGCTGCGCATCGATCTTGCTTCACAGTTCGCGCTTCCCTCCGATGACTTCGATGTCCTGATCAACAACGCCGGCATAAATGAGTCGGAAGAGCTGACAGACCGAGTGGACCCGATGATCTGGGAGAAGATGCTACGGGTCAACCTCACGGTACCGTTTCTTCTCATCCGGGCGGTGCTGCCAGGCATGATCCATCGAGGCTGGGGGCGCATCGTCAACATCGGCTCGATTTACAGCCTGCGTGCGGCTACACATCGGGCACCCTACGTCGCCACGAAGCACGGGCTCAGCGGCCTAACCAAAACCGTCGCCCGGGAATACGCAGCCCACGGCATCACTTGCAATGAGATCTGCCCGAGTGCGGTCGAGTCTCGAATGATGAACCGTATCGCAGGGGACAAGGCGCAGCGTCAGGGAAACACGATTACCGAGATCTTGGATGGATACCGGGCACTCATCCCCGCTAAGCGGATGGCAACACCCGAGGAGGTAGCTTCGACGTCACTGCATCTTTGCAGCCCCGCCGCCGGATTCATCAACGGCGCCTCCGTGCCGGTAGACGGCGGACTGCTTACTTGA
- a CDS encoding nucleotidyltransferase domain-containing protein, whose amino-acid sequence MDPVDAARRLVDERLPNAVGAFLAGSVLTAARTPRSDLDIVVIRADDQPVFRETLRYADWPVELFVQTPTSYERFLTREIAARRSPLLSMISTSVVLVDHDGVAACLQADARRRRAHGPPAVTVVELEDLQDGLSDLLDDLDGTADPNEMSFVAVQVFADTARLALTLAGTWLGGGKMARPPPARQQPQPAHPAHRGPSLGDSR is encoded by the coding sequence GTGGATCCCGTTGATGCCGCAAGGCGACTGGTCGACGAGCGCCTCCCGAACGCCGTCGGCGCGTTCCTGGCCGGCAGCGTGCTGACCGCGGCGCGCACGCCCAGGTCGGACCTGGACATCGTGGTCATCCGCGCCGACGACCAACCGGTGTTCCGCGAAACCCTGCGGTACGCGGACTGGCCGGTGGAACTGTTCGTGCAGACCCCGACCTCATACGAACGATTCCTAACCAGGGAGATCGCGGCCCGCCGGTCACCGCTGCTGTCCATGATCAGCACCAGCGTGGTTCTGGTGGACCATGACGGCGTCGCCGCCTGCTTACAGGCCGACGCCCGGCGAAGACGGGCACACGGCCCACCGGCTGTGACCGTCGTGGAGTTGGAGGACCTGCAGGACGGCCTGTCGGACCTGCTCGACGACCTCGACGGTACCGCGGACCCGAACGAGATGTCGTTCGTCGCCGTCCAAGTCTTCGCCGACACCGCCCGGCTCGCCCTCACCCTCGCCGGGACGTGGCTGGGCGGCGGGAAAATGGCTCGGCCGCCGCCTGCACGCCAGCAACCCCAACCTGCACACCCAGCTCACCGCGGCCCTAGCCTTGGTGATTCGCGGTGA
- a CDS encoding SUMF1/EgtB/PvdO family nonheme iron enzyme, translating into MVSDARTRRLVLLLGEPGSGKTQQLHYFDAHAALRSIRAGDSWMANSFYVGLSEQPAQPNISLDWLSQRWQKKVDVHRWCTFDQFLADGGTVLVDGLNDVGIRAMPLEQWMFHWRDVIEEAFESGAGRVVVACRTRDQLIPLRGPRGDRPTAVSMLPLSKQYVVAIATQQDPEAARRLDDAMTADPGLAELYSNPFRLVVYLESGVPGVVTTGAKLFGFHISAAILRERDNLNFHRDLIPATAAARLADIRESGTGDPWPILATIPLIRSLGALAKVLTFPIEPRGRARLTIPRDDADQVLAEALHEIKHPVLDSDRVLDTVRDLHILVEEDSKIRFVHPSLQHLFAASGSGVNEIVTLAQDERGLRRSRTQMSAEAAVPPQTITPPTYVDYRYDEVFHFAAQLRGVELPNRLVDVDPVLAARLYLSTRQEADTQVAANIIATLRSELDRVREHGERSAIIAALGDLGWRLPDPRDDSLRALAVVPAGEWRLGMRSSDDRLRRGSASEFRIIELPSFRASRFPVSNAEFLAFIEDGGYHEKAFWTPEGWEWRMRSRTVEQFVTDWRRRRDVLRRHPKRIVELLRSGRATPAGAAALVRFAGLEDADIAEHARRVQSRRAITPKYWDRAELTNPLQPVVGVSWFEANAFCKWLGSALDAVVRLPSEHEWEAACLYSLDLSDTAEVGRIAGNTRDLAYPATTPIGTFATPRQTELNLPVELLGNVFEWAFDYYAPGDHNRRIVKGGSWRQESWRAHPAYRGRGDVDAQNEDMGFRYVITEGRA; encoded by the coding sequence GTGGTCTCCGACGCTCGCACCAGGCGGCTAGTTCTACTGCTCGGCGAACCGGGGTCAGGAAAAACCCAGCAACTGCACTACTTCGATGCACATGCGGCGCTTCGATCGATCCGCGCCGGGGACTCATGGATGGCAAATTCGTTCTACGTCGGGCTATCGGAGCAACCAGCACAGCCAAATATTAGCCTCGACTGGCTATCCCAGCGCTGGCAGAAGAAGGTAGACGTGCACCGCTGGTGTACGTTCGACCAATTTCTCGCCGATGGCGGCACCGTTCTGGTTGACGGCCTGAACGATGTCGGTATCCGAGCGATGCCACTAGAGCAGTGGATGTTCCATTGGCGCGACGTCATCGAGGAGGCCTTCGAAAGCGGTGCGGGACGCGTCGTGGTCGCCTGCCGCACTCGAGATCAGCTCATCCCCCTGCGAGGACCGCGAGGCGATCGACCGACGGCGGTCAGCATGCTTCCGCTATCGAAACAGTACGTCGTAGCGATCGCTACTCAGCAAGACCCGGAGGCGGCGCGCCGGCTTGACGACGCCATGACTGCTGATCCGGGACTTGCTGAACTTTACTCGAACCCGTTCCGCTTGGTCGTCTACCTAGAGTCCGGAGTACCGGGCGTAGTTACTACTGGAGCTAAGCTCTTCGGATTCCATATCTCGGCAGCCATTCTCCGTGAACGCGACAATTTGAACTTCCACAGGGACCTCATACCGGCGACGGCCGCAGCGCGTCTAGCAGATATTCGGGAATCGGGAACTGGCGACCCGTGGCCGATCCTAGCCACCATTCCACTGATCCGTAGCCTTGGCGCCCTAGCAAAGGTTCTCACCTTCCCCATCGAGCCACGTGGGCGGGCACGGTTGACCATACCGCGTGACGACGCGGACCAGGTACTAGCCGAGGCGCTTCATGAGATCAAGCATCCCGTACTGGACTCAGACCGCGTACTGGACACCGTTCGGGATCTTCACATACTGGTCGAGGAGGACTCCAAGATTAGGTTCGTGCACCCCTCGTTACAGCATCTATTTGCGGCATCGGGCAGCGGCGTCAACGAAATTGTCACCCTGGCACAAGATGAGCGAGGGCTCCGCAGAAGTCGCACTCAGATGTCCGCCGAGGCCGCAGTTCCGCCACAGACCATTACGCCACCAACCTACGTAGACTATCGCTACGACGAGGTATTCCATTTCGCGGCGCAGCTTCGCGGCGTCGAGCTTCCGAACCGGCTGGTCGACGTAGATCCGGTTCTCGCGGCCAGGCTATATCTGTCCACACGCCAAGAGGCAGACACCCAGGTGGCCGCGAACATTATAGCCACTCTCCGTTCTGAGCTTGATCGCGTGCGGGAACACGGCGAACGCAGCGCAATCATCGCTGCCCTGGGTGATCTCGGTTGGCGCCTACCAGATCCACGAGACGATAGCCTGCGTGCCCTCGCGGTGGTCCCGGCCGGCGAATGGCGTCTGGGGATGCGCTCAAGCGACGATCGCCTGCGGCGTGGCAGCGCAAGCGAGTTCCGGATCATCGAGCTGCCGTCGTTCCGCGCGTCGCGCTTTCCGGTGTCCAACGCAGAGTTCCTCGCATTCATCGAGGACGGCGGGTACCACGAAAAGGCGTTTTGGACCCCTGAGGGTTGGGAATGGCGCATGCGGAGCCGTACGGTCGAGCAGTTTGTAACAGACTGGAGGCGCCGCCGCGATGTTCTCCGTCGCCATCCTAAGCGCATCGTCGAGCTCCTGCGTTCCGGGCGCGCAACTCCAGCTGGGGCTGCCGCCTTGGTGCGCTTCGCTGGCTTGGAGGATGCTGACATAGCGGAGCATGCGCGTAGAGTGCAAAGTCGCCGAGCGATTACGCCAAAGTACTGGGACAGAGCAGAGTTGACGAATCCACTCCAGCCTGTTGTGGGGGTGTCATGGTTCGAGGCCAACGCTTTCTGCAAGTGGCTGGGCAGCGCTCTCGATGCTGTGGTGCGCTTACCTAGCGAACACGAATGGGAGGCCGCGTGCCTCTATTCACTCGACCTGAGCGATACCGCCGAGGTAGGCCGCATTGCTGGCAACACACGCGATCTCGCCTACCCTGCAACTACGCCAATCGGCACATTCGCCACGCCACGTCAGACTGAGCTTAACTTGCCAGTCGAACTCCTGGGAAACGTCTTCGAGTGGGCATTCGACTACTATGCACCGGGCGACCACAATCGGCGAATCGTCAAGGGTGGATCATGGCGGCAGGAAAGCTGGCGTGCGCACCCAGCGTACCGTGGTCGTGGCGACGTCGACGCACAGAACGAAGACATGGGGTTCCGATACGTGATCACGGAAGGACGCGCATGA